From Rutidosis leptorrhynchoides isolate AG116_Rl617_1_P2 unplaced genomic scaffold, CSIRO_AGI_Rlap_v1 contig65, whole genome shotgun sequence, one genomic window encodes:
- the LOC139884970 gene encoding tRNA (guanine-N(7)-)-methyltransferase — translation MLQNEKISTHSKSTGLPRKRFYRARAHSNPLSDAHFPVPISPSHFELSSYYPQIFLSPGHADGKKKIQFADIGCGFGGLLIGLSTIFPETLMIGMEIRDKVTEYVKERIIALRATNNNGDYQNISVVRTNSMKYIPNYFEKGQLTKMFFLFPDPRFKEKNHRRRVISPHLLDEYAYVLGVGGIIYTITDVEELGEWMKNCLEDHPMFEALTKEELQVDPAVKLLTSATEEGQKVARNGGQTFQAVYRRIALSL, via the coding sequence ATGTTGCAAAACGAGAAAATCTCGACTCATAGCAAGTCTACTGGTCTGCCTCGAAAACGTTTCTACAGAGCTAGAGCACATAGCAATCCATTAAGTGATGCACACTTCCCCGTGCCAATCTCTCCTTCACATTTTGAGCTCTCCAGTTATTACCCGCAAATCTTTCTGTCACCTGGTCACGCTGATGGCAAGAAAAAGATTCAGTTTGCAGATATTGGGTGTGGCTTTGGAGGGCTTTTAATCGGTCTTTCGACAATTTTCCCCGAGACGCTGATGATCGGTATGGAAATCAGAGACAAAGTGACAGAGTATGTCAAGGAAAGGATCATAGCTTTACGAGCAACCAATAACAATGGCGATTATCAGAATATATCGGTAGTTCGTACGAATTCGATGAAGTACATTCCAAATTATTTTGAGAAAGGTCAGCTTACGAAGATGTTTTTCTTGTTTCCTGATCCTCGTTTCAAAGAAAAGAACCATCGGAGAAGGGTTATTAGTCCACACTTGCTAGATGAGTATGCTTATGTTCTTGGTGTTGGCGGGATTATATATACCATCACCGATGTGGAAGAACTTGGAGAATGGATGAAGAATTGTTTAGAGGATCATCCAATGTTTGAAGCTCTGACCAAGGAAGAGCTTCAAGTGGACCCTGCTGTCAAGCTTCTAACTAGTGCTACTGAGGAAGGACAGAAGGTTGCAAGAAATGGGGGGCAAACTTTCCAAGCTGTTTACAGACGCATTGCACTATCTTTGTGA